The Gloeocapsopsis sp. IPPAS B-1203 region ACACCACAGCAAATATCTCCCAACCTCGAAGCGGTACAACTTAAAACCTCTGGTTTGCTAGAACGCAGTTGGGAGGAAGTCAAGAAGTTAGAAGCGCAATACCTGCGCACGCCCATTCTAAAAGACGTCTATGGACAAGAACTGCCAGTTTTACCAGGAATGGATAGTGCGTTAGAACTTAATGCCCTACGCGAATACGATGCGAGTGGCAAATATGATGTTATCCTCTACGAGAGTAGCGGTGACTCTACCACACTGCGAATGCTAGGCATGGCAGAAAGCTTGAGTTGGTACGTGCGACGCTTTCGGCAATTGTTTACTAATTCTGATTTAGGTAAAGCAATTGCTGAATCGCCATTTATTCAACCTTTAATTAGCAGTTTTTTCAATGTTAATTGGACGGCAGATAACTTTGCTCAGCCTACCAATCAAATTAATAACATCCTAGAACAGGGCAAAGCTGCACTTGCTGATCCAAAACGTGTTGCTTCATTTTTAGTAACAACTGATGACCCACTTGATATTGCAAATGTTCGTTATTTATGGGGTAGTGCTCAACAAGTAGGTTTAATTGTTGGTGGTGTTATTCTCCACTCGGCTGATACGACAATTGCCAATTTATCAAATGAATTTGATCCGTTGCCCGTTACAGTTGTTACTGGTCATACTTTAGATGACACGCAACTAATGAACGCTTTACCTGATTTTGTCCAGCAGGCACAACAAGCTCCTAAACCTATAGAAATTATGGTTGCAGCGAGTCAAGTACGTCTATTCTTACCTGGATTTGATAAAAAAGAAGTCAAACTGACGCAATCAGGTCCAGAGATTACAGTAGAAGCAGGCGACCAGCGGCGCAACATTTTTTTACCTCCTGGTTTAAGTGGCAAACAAATTGCTGGTGCTAAATTTCAAAACAACTATTTGACAATATCTTTCTAGAAGCTGTCAAGTAAAATATTATGTCTAACTCAACTCCTCCACCCTTTCAACCTGCTGATGAACCACTCAATACAACACCAGATGCGGTGAATATTAATCCTAGTCAACCAGCACCAATAACACCAATAGAACGTAGTGCCAAAACTCGGCAACTACTAGGAATGAAAGGTGCTGCGTCAGGAGAAACATCAATTTGGAAAATCCGCCTGCAACTGATGAAGCCGATTACGTGGATTCCCTTGATTTGGGGTGTAGTCTGTGGCGCAGCTTCTTCGGGCGAATACACTTGGACACTAGAAAATGTCTTAAAAGCAGCAACCTGTATGCTACTTGCAGGACCATTGCTGACTGGTTATACGCAAACACTTAATGATTTTTACGATCGCGAAATTGACGCAATCAACGAACCCTACCGCCCCATTCCTTCGGGAGCAATTTCAGTTCCTCAAGTCGTCAGCCAAATCTTACTATTACTTGGTGCAGGGATTGCTTTAGCGTTTGTCCTCGATCGCTGGGTGAGTCATGACTTCCCGACAATTACAACGCTGGCGCTGGGTGGTTCATTTTTAGCATACATTTACTCAGCACCTCCTTTGAAACTTAAGCGCAATGGCTGGTTGGGGAATTATGCTTTAGGGGCAAGCTACATTGCTTTACCTTGGTGGACAGGTCATGCTTTATTTGGTGACTTGAACTGGACAATTGCAATTCTGACTTTGATCTACAGTATGGCCGGATTGGGAATTGCTGTTGTGAATGACTTTAAAAGTGTAGAAGGCGATCGCCAATTAGGATTAAAATCACTGCCAGTGATGTTTGGTATCAACACCGCCGCTTGGATCTGTGTTGCCACGATCGACTTATTTCAAGCAGGAATTGCCGCCTACTTGATTGGTATTGGTGAAAACTTGTACGCAGCAATTCTACTATTGCTATTAATTCCCCAAATTACTTTCCAGGATATGTATTTCCTGCGCGACCCACTTAACAATGACGTTAAGTATCAAGCAAGTGCCCAACCGTTTCTCGTACTAGGAATGCTTGTTGCTGGCTTAGCACTAGGTCATGCAGGTGTGTAAGAGGAGTGAAGATTGAGGGGCGAGGGGCGAGGGCATCCTTACAGTTGAATTCAGGGGTTTAAGAGCAAGAACCATTTTGCACTGCTTTTCCTTGAATAAGTCTGCGTTTGTCGTATCCATTTTAGGGTTGGTTCTTAAGTTCCCTCTGACCCCAAACCTCTGATCTCTTCTAATCTTCGTGACGTAACTGCCAGGCGGCACCAATTGCAGCCCCTGCGCCAGCAATGAAACCAGTACTAATTCCTTGTAAAGTATTCGTGACAGGATCTTGAGTTAAGCACTCGCTTGTCACATTAGCTGCCTTTAAACACTGTTTGCTTTCTGCCCAGCTTGCAGTTCCTCCTAAAATGACTCCAGCGGCACTACAAGAAACAATTAGTAATAAGAGACGCTTTGCTTTTCTATCCATAGATGGACGCTAAAAATAGTAAGTTGCGGTATATATTACCTAATTTACCCTGAAATTTCTAATTTCAATCAATTTGTAAGTCAAAAAGTAAGCGAGCATAAATATCTAAAGGATCGTTGATTGCTTGCAAGGTGGCGATCTCGTTCTGAAGTGTCTGCAATTCAGTTTTTAGAGGAACCGGAATAGATTGCTCAAATGAATAATCTTGAACCAGTAGCCGCAAACCACTTAATGCTAAAAGTCTTGCGTCAAAAGTACGGACTTCAGGATATTCTTGTAATTGCCAATCGTTGCCTAATTTGGCTTGCTTTGCGGCGTACTGAATTGCCATATCCAGACCACCGATTTCGTCAACTAATCCAACTTCTTTAGCTGCTACACCCGACCATACCCGCCCTTGAGCAATTTCTGCTACTTTTGACACTGGTAAGTTACGCGATCGCGCAACTCTGTTCAGAAAAATATCATACAATCGTTCTGCTGTTCGCTGCGATCGCGTCAGTTCTTGCTCAGATAGAGGACGAGCAATTGTTTGGCTATCAGCGTAGCGACCTGTTTTAATCGTGTCCCAGGTAATACCATTATCATTAGCAAGCTGTTGGACGTTAAATCGCAGTCCAAAGACACCAATCGAACCTGTCACAGTATTTGGTTCAGCAAAGATCCGGTTAGCATCAGTCGCAATCCAATAACCACCAGAAGCAGCGTAGTCACCCATTGAGACAACAACAGGTTTAACTTGGCGCGCGAGTTGTAGCTCGCGCTGAATTTCTTCGGAAGCTGTCGCACTACCACCGCGACTATTTACCCGCAAAACAACGGCTTTAACCTGATCGTCTTGGCGAAGTGTGCGGATTGTCCTCGCAAAGCGATCGCTTCCTACTTGTCCAGTACCACCTTGCCCGTTAACGATTGTTCCTTCGGCATAAACAACAGCAATCTTGTTACGATGATTGCGTTCTGCCTGCCTTCTACTCAACTGTGCATAGCTTGGTAAGCTGATTTGCCGAAATGTACGACTTTCTTTTGTTTCTCCTGTTAACTGCTTTAATCGTTGCAAAACCTCATCAAAATAACCAACTTGATCGACCAAACCACTTGCTTGTGCTTCATCGGGTAATAAAGTGCCTTGATTATCAGCGATCGCTTGTAATTGCGTTCTATTTACCTGGCGACTGTTACTGACTGCATTGAGCCATTCTCCCCAGACATCACTTAATAGGCGTTGCAATTGTTGGCGGTTTTCGGGACTTAATTGCGATCGCGTAAAAGGTTCAACCGAACCCTTAAATTTACCTACCCGAATTACTTGGACGCCAACTCCATATTTTTCTAAAGCATCAGCAAAAAATACAGGTTGACTACTTAATCCATTGAGTTCCATTGCACCCAAAGGGTTCACAATGATTGTATCGGCGACTGAACTCAAATAATAATCTTTCTGGCGCCATTCTGTATTATAAGCAACAATTGTTTTTCCAGAAGCACGAAATCTTTCTAATGCTTGACGTACTTCTTTCAACGTAGCAAAGCCAGCACTACTACTTTCACCAGTGCTGCGACTACCATCAAGATACAAGCCAACAATTCGATTATCCTGCTGCGCTTGTTCTAAAGCGTCTAATACTGCACGCAAATTAACCTGATTACTGTCTTCTCCCGATAAGGTTTGCAGAATTGCACTCGTGTTGGAACTCGCTTGCGCGTCAGTAATATTTAAAGACAAATCAAAAACAAGGACTGATTGCTCTTTTAGTTGTGGTCCGGTATCTCTAGATGCTACGACAACAAGTAACAACAGTAATCCACCAGTTCCTACACCAACAAAGATTAACAGTCCTAGTAACGTTCCGATAATACTGGCTATGGTTTGTTTGAAAAAGTTACGCATTGAAAGGAGCTATAGCGTGTTTCCACACTAGTTTAATCGAGTTGACAGAAGACTTAGAGAAGAGGGTATTTTGAGTTTTGTGTTTTGAATTTTGAATTAAAAGGATTGTCTCAACCCTCTTAAACTTATAACTCATAACTCTCTTAGTCTCCCGCCTACCCGCTTACCCTCTGCTAACTTCTCTCTGTCTCTTGCTGCGATCGCGCAGTTTTGAGAACTTCTACAAGCTGAGTTAAAGCGTACTCTAATTCAAAGCCAGGATCGCTAGCAACCCAACCATCAGGAGTAAGATATCGGGTTTCAAAGTGGAGATGAGGACCTGTAGAGTTGCCAGTGCTGCCAACCAGTCCAATCACAGTGCCTTGTTCTACTTTCTCACCAGGTTTGACAAAAGTTTCAGATAAGTGAGCGTAGAGTGTTTGGTGTGGAAGAGGGTCTAAAGGTGATTTTGCTGCATTTTTATTTTTAGATACTTCGTGTTCGAGGACAACCGTTAAACCATAGCCACCTAAAAAGTCAGACAGCCCAACCTTTCCTTTGTAAGCTGCTAGTACTGGTGTGCCCATCGGCGCACCTAAGTCTGTTCCGGCATGAAAACGGCGATCGCCTGAAATTGGATGAATTCGCCAGCCAAATAAAGAGGTTATTGGGGCAGGAATTGTCA contains the following coding sequences:
- a CDS encoding ArsA-related P-loop ATPase; this translates as MALILTFLGSGGDRQKIAIAAAKKFANEGKRVLLTGRDTGPGLSLLLNTSLSSTPQQISPNLEAVQLKTSGLLERSWEEVKKLEAQYLRTPILKDVYGQELPVLPGMDSALELNALREYDASGKYDVILYESSGDSTTLRMLGMAESLSWYVRRFRQLFTNSDLGKAIAESPFIQPLISSFFNVNWTADNFAQPTNQINNILEQGKAALADPKRVASFLVTTDDPLDIANVRYLWGSAQQVGLIVGGVILHSADTTIANLSNEFDPLPVTVVTGHTLDDTQLMNALPDFVQQAQQAPKPIEIMVAASQVRLFLPGFDKKEVKLTQSGPEITVEAGDQRRNIFLPPGLSGKQIAGAKFQNNYLTISF
- the chlG gene encoding chlorophyll synthase ChlG codes for the protein MSNSTPPPFQPADEPLNTTPDAVNINPSQPAPITPIERSAKTRQLLGMKGAASGETSIWKIRLQLMKPITWIPLIWGVVCGAASSGEYTWTLENVLKAATCMLLAGPLLTGYTQTLNDFYDREIDAINEPYRPIPSGAISVPQVVSQILLLLGAGIALAFVLDRWVSHDFPTITTLALGGSFLAYIYSAPPLKLKRNGWLGNYALGASYIALPWWTGHALFGDLNWTIAILTLIYSMAGLGIAVVNDFKSVEGDRQLGLKSLPVMFGINTAAWICVATIDLFQAGIAAYLIGIGENLYAAILLLLLIPQITFQDMYFLRDPLNNDVKYQASAQPFLVLGMLVAGLALGHAGV
- the sppA gene encoding signal peptide peptidase SppA — translated: MRNFFKQTIASIIGTLLGLLIFVGVGTGGLLLLLVVVASRDTGPQLKEQSVLVFDLSLNITDAQASSNTSAILQTLSGEDSNQVNLRAVLDALEQAQQDNRIVGLYLDGSRSTGESSSAGFATLKEVRQALERFRASGKTIVAYNTEWRQKDYYLSSVADTIIVNPLGAMELNGLSSQPVFFADALEKYGVGVQVIRVGKFKGSVEPFTRSQLSPENRQQLQRLLSDVWGEWLNAVSNSRQVNRTQLQAIADNQGTLLPDEAQASGLVDQVGYFDEVLQRLKQLTGETKESRTFRQISLPSYAQLSRRQAERNHRNKIAVVYAEGTIVNGQGGTGQVGSDRFARTIRTLRQDDQVKAVVLRVNSRGGSATASEEIQRELQLARQVKPVVVSMGDYAASGGYWIATDANRIFAEPNTVTGSIGVFGLRFNVQQLANDNGITWDTIKTGRYADSQTIARPLSEQELTRSQRTAERLYDIFLNRVARSRNLPVSKVAEIAQGRVWSGVAAKEVGLVDEIGGLDMAIQYAAKQAKLGNDWQLQEYPEVRTFDARLLALSGLRLLVQDYSFEQSIPVPLKTELQTLQNEIATLQAINDPLDIYARLLFDLQID